One region of Cucurbita pepo subsp. pepo cultivar mu-cu-16 chromosome LG03, ASM280686v2, whole genome shotgun sequence genomic DNA includes:
- the LOC111791765 gene encoding haloacid dehalogenase-like hydrolase domain-containing protein 3, translated as MALISARTKISRILSTLSHNNFLSRSPFFSNGVQPVDRLHPLGGFGRSFASSAVASVEHDALGSRAMGFEILGVKDYEDYRRSLYGEITHKALLVDAVGTLVVPSQPMAQIYREIGEKYGVNYSEGEILNRYRRAYEKPWGGSRLRYVSDGKPFWQYIVSSSTGCSDSQYFEELYNYYTTNKAWHLCDPDAERVFKALRQAGVKIAIVSNFDTRLRPLLRALKCDHWFDAVAVSAEVEAEKPNPTIFLKACELLGVRPEEALHVGDDRRNDVWGARDAGCDAWLWGSDVHSFKEVAERIGVKV; from the exons ATGGCGCTAATTTCCGCTAGAACCAAGATTTCCAGGATCCTCTCTACTCTCTCTCATAACAATTTCCTTTCTAGGTCTCCGTTTTTCTCCAATGGAGTCCAGCCGGTTGATCGTCTCCACCCGCTGGGAGGGTTCGGGCGTTCATTTGCATCCTCTGCTGTCGCTTCCGTGGAGCACGACGCCCTAGGTTCCAGAGCTATGGGATTTGAAATCTTGGGTGTTAAGGATTACGAGGACTATCGCAGGTCTCTCTATGGCGAAATCACTCACAAGGCTTTGCTTGTTGATGCTGTTGGCACTCTTGTTGTTCCTTCTCAGCCCATGGCTCAg ATATATAGGGAAATAGGTGAGAAGTATGGTGTGAACTACTCGGAAGGGGAGATTCTTAATCGATACAGAAGGGCTTACGAGAAGCCTTGGGGAGGATCTCGTCTCAG ATATGTGAGTGACGGGAAACCCTTTTGGCAATATATCGTCAGTTCTTCCACGGGCTGTTCAGATTCTCAGTACTTTGAAGAACTCTACAATTACTATACGACTAATAAG GCTTGGCACCTTTGTGATCCTGATGCTGAGAGAGTCTTTAAAGCTCTTAGACAAGCAGGTGTAAAGATAGCTATTGTGTCAAACTTCGACACTCGGTTAAGGCCTCTTTTGCGGGCTTTGAAATGTGATCACTGGTTTGACGCTGTAGCAGTGTCAGCTGAA GTTGAAGCTGAGAAGCCGAATCCGACTATATTCCTAAAAGCCTGtgaattgttgggagtgagacCTGAGGAAGCCTTACATGTTGGGGATGATCGTAGAAATGACGTATGGGGCGCAAGAGATGCCGGTTGTGATGCATGGCTTTGGGGAAGTGATGTACACTCCTTCAAAGAG GTTGCAGAGAGGATAGGAGTGAAAGTGTGA
- the LOC111790937 gene encoding ribosomal RNA small subunit methyltransferase nep-1, with product MVRPFAAKGKKRKKTERYDRDDDGEESTASAKKAMVENEPDEQPENEAAEETFHELEGIPIVPKDPKSDSKAGVIFVLERASLEVAKVGKNYQLLNSDDHSNFLRRNNRNPGDYRPDILHQALLAIFDSRIAKAGRLKVVYVKTEKGLLIEIKPYVRLPRTQKRFYGVMLQLLQKLSITAAGKREKLFRVIKNPVTQYLPSNSRKMGFSHSSDKLVKVRTYLDAVEDDVDLVFVVGAMAHGKIETGYTDDLLAISEYPLSASCCIADICKDLADKWNVG from the exons atggTTCGACCGTTTGCGGCGaaagggaagaagagaaagaagacgGAAAGATACGACAGAGACGATGATGGCGAAGAATCGACCGCTTCGGCCAAGAAGGCTATGGTGGAGAACGAACCTGATGAACAACCAGAGAATGAAGCAGCCGAAGAAACCTTCCACGAGCTTGAAGGTATTCCAATCGTTCCGAAAGACCCCAAGAGTGATAGTAAGGCTGGTGTCATCTTCGTCCTCGAACGAGCTTCTCTGGAGGTCGCCAAAGTTGGGAAG AATTACCAGCTGTTGAATTCCGATGACCACTCCAATTTTTTGCGGAGAAACAATAGAAATCCTGGGGATTACAGACCCGACATCCTGCATCAA GCTCTCTTGGCGATTTTCGATAGCCGCATTGCAAAGGCTGGGAGGTTGAAAGTTGTTTATGTGAAAACTGAGAAAGGtttattaattgaaatcaAACCATATGTTCGTCTTCCAAGGACGCAGAAGCGGTTTTATGGTGTTATGT TGCAATTGCTACAAAAGTTAAGCATCACAGCTGCGGGCAAGCGTGAGAAGCTTTTCAGGGTGATAAAAAACCCTGTAACACAGTATTTACCTTCCAATTCTCGTAAAATGG GCTTCTCGCATAGTTCAGACAAGTTGGTCAAGGTGCGAACTTATCTGGACGCTGTTGAAGATGATGTAGACCTTGTTTTTGTG GTGGGTGCAATGGCTCATGGGAAAATTGAGACTGGTTACACCGATGATCTTTTAGCAA TTTCTGAATATCCTCTCAGTGCTAGTTGCTGTATTGCGGATATTTGCAAAGATTTGGCAGATAAATGGAATGTAGGGTGA